A genomic region of Caldicellulosiruptor acetigenus contains the following coding sequences:
- a CDS encoding transglutaminase domain-containing protein has translation MKCLARKLGILILFVFVLSTTIPVRALNNFNVQYGNDITDVGGLPYIRWVVEKGWMTLHNNTFRATDYIKKCDLAVILSRVTGRIKNLKNPNKPTFVDVTKISPYYKYIETMKDCLPFEQTSQGLRFYPNNYVTVEEAVYSAIKALEYHKDEWNVTPSQQLKLLKRLEEWNIVDAEEIEPKYLPYVFLYVRDELISLRGLGQEVIGNGKKEVKYAYFCVPKYKISKQELAELLYNLTAPVAKTEEELLEIYRQAFKEVRDFVVYKAPGMSIDQVERIDGLFTCFYSPIFSFVNSGTLGATISREYKYLSLTPEEIEIMLKKAQEIINQIIKPNMTDEEKIKAVHDYLIAHTSYDTDTAVGKSHNNKAYTAYGAIIDGLAVCEGYAGAFELLAQLAGVPAIYVFGLYEGIPHGWNAVYINGELRHVDVTFDDTSVDGKTPKYDYFLLTDKQMGEKERQWDKATYQKDVFKYAVFCEPPEVRDKK, from the coding sequence ATGAAGTGTCTTGCGAGAAAATTGGGAATTCTTATACTCTTCGTTTTTGTGTTATCTACAACTATACCTGTTAGGGCACTTAATAACTTCAATGTCCAGTATGGTAATGACATCACAGATGTTGGTGGACTTCCTTATATACGGTGGGTTGTAGAAAAAGGATGGATGACTTTACACAATAACACATTCAGAGCAACAGACTATATAAAAAAGTGTGATCTTGCTGTGATACTTTCAAGAGTTACAGGTAGAATTAAAAATCTAAAGAATCCCAACAAACCAACTTTCGTAGATGTTACCAAAATAAGCCCATACTACAAATATATAGAAACCATGAAGGACTGCTTACCTTTTGAACAAACGTCGCAGGGATTAAGGTTTTATCCAAACAATTATGTTACTGTAGAAGAAGCAGTTTACTCAGCAATAAAAGCTTTAGAATACCACAAAGACGAGTGGAATGTTACACCTTCTCAGCAACTCAAATTATTAAAGCGGTTAGAAGAATGGAATATAGTAGACGCAGAGGAAATAGAACCCAAATATTTGCCTTACGTATTTTTGTATGTAAGGGACGAATTAATTTCACTCAGAGGGCTTGGACAAGAAGTCATTGGTAATGGGAAAAAGGAAGTTAAATATGCATACTTTTGCGTTCCAAAGTACAAAATCTCGAAACAAGAATTAGCTGAACTACTATATAACTTGACTGCACCAGTAGCAAAGACTGAAGAAGAACTACTGGAAATTTACCGCCAAGCATTTAAAGAAGTTAGAGATTTTGTTGTTTACAAAGCCCCTGGAATGAGTATCGACCAAGTTGAACGTATAGATGGGCTATTTACATGTTTTTACAGTCCCATTTTTAGTTTTGTAAATTCTGGCACTTTAGGTGCTACAATATCTCGAGAGTACAAATATCTTAGTCTTACTCCAGAAGAAATAGAGATTATGCTTAAAAAGGCCCAAGAAATAATTAACCAAATAATAAAACCAAATATGACGGATGAAGAAAAAATTAAAGCTGTACATGACTACCTCATTGCCCATACAAGCTATGACACTGATACTGCAGTTGGTAAAAGTCATAATAATAAGGCATACACGGCATACGGTGCAATAATTGATGGGCTTGCAGTATGTGAAGGATATGCAGGGGCATTTGAACTCTTGGCTCAGCTTGCTGGAGTTCCTGCAATTTACGTGTTTGGACTATACGAGGGCATACCCCATGGTTGGAATGCAGTGTATATCAATGGAGAACTAAGGCACGTTGATGTTACTTTTGATGATACAAGTGTGGATGGGAAGACTCCAAAATATGATTACTTTTTACTAACAGACAAGCAGATGGGTGAGAAAGAAAGACAATGGGATAAAGCAACGTATCAAAAAGACGTCTTCAAGTATGCAGTATTTTGCGAACCACCTGAGGTACGGGATAAGAAATAG
- a CDS encoding peptidoglycan DD-metalloendopeptidase family protein: protein MYGFDMQKTKQVAKAYVKHKAKSALIKFLMSKPGLIIAGVLLLILLILGSIQAFIEAGEISNRLDDEHNQKLQKEVVDIAREKSGSLLDYYGTDEDLALNAAWILSYYKYLQFMNKADITEAKDFDEVAKEMAKQGIKSAVNQILPQWYIYRKIKGELSDLAERMKPRFLYIKTERKTVTTKFLHYSMPRTYSYTVSKEVYNPETGKYETQTENKSKTVTVKWTEKVEITETQPIWLIVAADTIKQRYTFSYDINEYKRTYQNNVPQKTQKTKSQDLKLDFDPKKFIENKNCLHASELGIKSAFELKTNFDKAEKDQKPSTSSKTVETSPQTEEPPFSPESGATNVTSTNGEKKLDKEEILQVVETVPELSGQNPVGKEYERLEEMIKEDNPNEDIELAKSMIINTAMSFMKGTKDLNWVFSQINDYMNVGGYVSSSYIPAQFLPMFQEAEKLFGIPYWFLGAIAYRESSFNPQARTPNSDGAAVGLMQVQQKYWNSRVEAFKNAFPDVTITGDINNPRDQILIGSWTIYNCIKEMVGDPSSIDWQGDGWKEQVIPALAGYWIGVNGAKQWDAPNNYAKTRSEYAPSLLAQAQLYKSVGEMLANPEIAKPVGSDMNITSPFGMRYHPIYHTWKMHSGIDIATTYGQPVFAVKDSIVKFAGWMSGYGKVIILQSGEYEFYYAHLADIDVQVGQMVTKGQQIGGADSTGASTGNHLHFEIRINGTPVDPLSILGNLQ from the coding sequence GTGTATGGTTTTGACATGCAAAAAACAAAACAGGTAGCAAAGGCATATGTCAAACACAAAGCAAAGTCTGCATTGATAAAATTTTTAATGAGCAAACCTGGATTAATAATAGCGGGCGTGCTTTTACTGATTCTGTTGATTCTGGGTTCCATACAGGCTTTCATTGAAGCCGGGGAGATATCCAATCGACTTGATGATGAACACAATCAAAAACTGCAAAAGGAAGTTGTCGATATTGCAAGAGAAAAGTCAGGCAGCTTGCTGGATTACTATGGTACAGATGAAGATCTCGCACTGAACGCAGCATGGATATTAAGTTATTACAAGTATCTGCAGTTTATGAACAAAGCAGACATAACAGAAGCCAAAGACTTTGACGAAGTTGCAAAAGAAATGGCAAAACAGGGTATTAAAAGCGCTGTCAATCAGATTCTGCCGCAGTGGTACATCTACAGGAAAATAAAAGGTGAACTTTCTGACCTGGCTGAGCGAATGAAACCAAGGTTTTTGTATATAAAGACTGAACGGAAAACAGTTACGACAAAGTTTTTACACTACTCAATGCCAAGAACATATTCCTATACAGTCTCTAAAGAAGTCTACAACCCTGAAACAGGAAAATATGAAACTCAGACAGAAAACAAGAGCAAAACCGTTACCGTGAAATGGACCGAAAAAGTTGAAATTACCGAAACACAACCCATCTGGCTAATAGTTGCTGCTGATACAATCAAACAACGCTATACATTCAGCTATGATATCAACGAATACAAACGCACATACCAGAACAATGTACCACAGAAAACACAAAAGACGAAAAGTCAGGATTTAAAACTCGATTTTGACCCCAAAAAATTTATTGAGAACAAAAACTGCTTGCATGCATCCGAGCTTGGTATCAAATCTGCATTTGAGCTCAAAACCAACTTTGATAAAGCTGAAAAAGACCAGAAACCTTCCACCAGCAGTAAAACAGTTGAAACTTCGCCACAAACAGAAGAACCACCCTTCAGTCCTGAAAGTGGTGCAACCAATGTAACTTCAACTAACGGTGAGAAAAAACTCGACAAAGAGGAAATACTGCAGGTAGTCGAAACAGTACCCGAACTGAGCGGTCAAAACCCTGTCGGAAAAGAGTATGAAAGACTTGAAGAAATGATAAAAGAAGATAATCCCAATGAGGACATCGAACTTGCAAAATCAATGATTATAAACACTGCAATGAGTTTTATGAAGGGTACAAAGGATTTAAACTGGGTATTTTCACAGATAAACGACTACATGAACGTTGGTGGTTATGTCAGCAGTTCATATATCCCTGCTCAGTTTTTGCCGATGTTCCAGGAAGCTGAAAAACTCTTTGGTATACCATACTGGTTTTTGGGTGCAATAGCATACAGAGAAAGCTCATTCAATCCGCAGGCAAGAACACCGAACTCAGATGGTGCCGCAGTTGGACTCATGCAGGTACAGCAGAAATACTGGAACAGCAGAGTTGAAGCTTTCAAAAATGCATTCCCTGATGTAACAATCACAGGAGATATCAATAACCCGAGAGACCAGATTTTAATTGGTAGCTGGACAATTTACAACTGCATCAAAGAAATGGTGGGAGATCCATCTTCAATAGACTGGCAGGGTGATGGATGGAAAGAACAGGTAATTCCTGCGCTTGCCGGCTACTGGATAGGTGTTAATGGTGCGAAACAATGGGACGCACCAAACAACTATGCAAAAACAAGAAGTGAATACGCTCCATCACTGTTAGCACAGGCACAGCTTTATAAGTCTGTCGGTGAAATGCTCGCAAACCCTGAAATTGCTAAACCTGTCGGAAGTGATATGAATATTACAAGCCCGTTCGGTATGCGATATCACCCGATTTACCACACGTGGAAAATGCACTCCGGTATTGACATCGCTACAACCTATGGTCAACCTGTTTTTGCAGTTAAAGACTCGATTGTCAAGTTTGCAGGTTGGATGAGCGGATACGGAAAAGTTATCATTTTGCAATCAGGGGAGTATGAGTTTTACTACGCACATCTGGCAGACATAGACGTTCAGGTAGGACAAATGGTAACAAAGGGTCAGCAGATAGGTGGTGCTGACTCGACAGGAGCTTCTACTGGAAACCACCTGCACTTCGAAATAAGAATAAATGGTACACCGGTAGACCCGCTCAGTATACTTGGCAATCTCCAGTAG
- a CDS encoding RNA-guided endonuclease TnpB family protein → MLKAYKYRIYPDKAQEEFFEKTFGCCRFVWNKMLQEKLEALSQGKKIPRITPARYKREYPFLKEVDSLGLANVQLQQEKAFRDYFKNPKHFRIPKFKKKKDKQSYTTNNQQSKNGRETIRVDFEKGFLYLPKIKGGIKAIFHRKFEGKIKSATIVKTKTGGYYVSILVDVQDPRNDIKEPKNFICGIDLGLKSFVTIVNDTGTFKVEYPKYLIKAEKKLKRLQRQLARKKEGSKNWEKARKRLAKEHEYVKSAREDFLHKLSKTIIDESQVVVVESLNVKGLSKTRLSKHIMDSSWSKFLGYLSYKADWYGRKIIEVDRRFPSSKMCSNCGYIYSELRLNDRVWECPECGAVHDRDENAAKNLRKYAVAYIRSQ, encoded by the coding sequence ATGCTGAAAGCTTATAAGTACCGAATATATCCTGATAAAGCCCAAGAAGAATTTTTTGAAAAGACTTTTGGCTGTTGCAGGTTTGTATGGAACAAGATGCTTCAAGAGAAGTTAGAAGCATTAAGCCAGGGTAAAAAGATTCCAAGAATAACTCCTGCAAGATATAAAAGAGAATACCCTTTCCTGAAAGAAGTAGACAGTCTTGGTCTGGCAAATGTTCAACTTCAGCAGGAAAAGGCATTTAGAGATTATTTCAAAAATCCGAAGCACTTTAGAATACCGAAGTTCAAGAAAAAGAAAGATAAGCAGTCATACACAACCAATAATCAGCAATCTAAAAATGGTAGAGAAACGATTAGAGTAGATTTTGAAAAAGGTTTTCTTTATCTGCCGAAGATAAAAGGCGGAATAAAAGCAATATTTCACAGGAAGTTTGAAGGCAAAATAAAATCTGCAACAATTGTTAAAACGAAAACAGGCGGATATTATGTGAGCATACTTGTGGATGTACAGGACCCGAGAAACGATATAAAAGAGCCAAAGAATTTTATTTGTGGAATAGACCTGGGTTTGAAGAGCTTTGTAACAATTGTAAATGATACAGGGACTTTTAAGGTTGAATATCCGAAGTATCTTATAAAAGCTGAGAAGAAACTCAAGAGGTTGCAGAGGCAGCTGGCGAGGAAGAAGGAAGGCTCTAAAAACTGGGAGAAAGCAAGAAAAAGGCTTGCAAAAGAGCATGAGTATGTAAAGAGTGCAAGGGAAGATTTTTTGCACAAGCTTTCCAAGACCATCATAGACGAGAGCCAAGTCGTGGTGGTCGAAAGTTTGAATGTAAAGGGACTTTCAAAGACAAGACTGTCAAAACACATAATGGACAGTTCATGGTCGAAGTTTTTAGGATACCTTTCGTACAAAGCAGATTGGTATGGCAGAAAAATTATAGAGGTAGACAGGAGGTTCCCATCATCTAAGATGTGCAGTAATTGTGGATATATTTACAGTGAATTGAGGTTAAATGACAGAGTATGGGAATGTCCTGAATGTGGAGCAGTTCATGACAGAGATGAAAATGCAGCAAAGAATCTAAGAAAGTATGCAGTTGCATATATAAGGAGTCAGTAG
- a CDS encoding single-stranded DNA-binding protein, whose protein sequence is MDKCLFFGRLTKDPEVFTTQSGNKLVRITIAMDRTVKGEKRTQFIPCIAFGKDAELIEQHYSKGREILVEARAENARGKTKDGVEYPTFRFVIERFYFAGSKKEQQKEQTATTSQVEPEIPEDELEKELKEFFEEDETFEPPAENGVITSEKDLPF, encoded by the coding sequence ATGGACAAATGCCTGTTTTTCGGCAGACTCACAAAAGACCCGGAAGTCTTCACAACCCAGAGCGGTAACAAGCTTGTCAGAATAACAATTGCCATGGACAGAACAGTTAAAGGAGAGAAAAGAACACAATTTATTCCATGCATAGCTTTCGGGAAGGATGCTGAGCTGATTGAACAGCACTATTCTAAAGGGCGTGAAATTTTAGTTGAAGCAAGAGCTGAAAACGCCCGGGGGAAGACAAAAGATGGTGTGGAATATCCCACTTTTAGATTTGTGATTGAACGGTTTTATTTTGCAGGTTCTAAAAAAGAACAGCAAAAAGAGCAGACTGCAACTACTTCTCAAGTAGAACCCGAAATCCCTGAAGATGAACTTGAAAAGGAACTGAAAGAATTTTTCGAAGAAGATGAAACTTTTGAACCACCAGCAGAAAATGGTGTTATCACATCTGAAAAAGATTTGCCATTTTAG
- a CDS encoding DUF4406 domain-containing protein: MQKLRLKVYICSPYKDNPEENRRKALQYCRKAFEEGYLPIAPHVYFPQFLNETTEREHGLEMALQLLLECQELWVFGPEITEGMRREIEYAKKFGIPIKCFYFKKVHQVKELKGSGTDEQKH, encoded by the coding sequence GTGCAAAAACTCAGGCTAAAGGTCTACATTTGCTCTCCATACAAAGATAATCCGGAAGAAAACCGAAGGAAAGCGCTGCAGTACTGCAGAAAAGCTTTTGAAGAGGGGTATCTCCCTATCGCTCCGCACGTGTACTTTCCCCAGTTTTTAAACGAAACCACAGAAAGAGAGCATGGATTGGAAATGGCTTTGCAACTACTCCTGGAATGCCAGGAGCTCTGGGTGTTTGGTCCAGAGATAACGGAAGGAATGAGAAGAGAAATCGAATACGCCAAAAAGTTTGGAATACCCATCAAATGCTTCTATTTCAAGAAAGTTCACCAGGTCAAAGAACTAAAGGGGAGTGGCACAGATGAGCAGAAACACTAA
- a CDS encoding HD-GYP domain-containing protein, producing the protein MQKALNLLLQNMSEKNATLLTHSLNVAKLSTIIAKNLGMDEEYYYTAGLLHDVGKLLVPNALLDKSISIGKEEREILKNHSKWGAELLRILGLNEFSVIALLHHQDTSDLPLSVQIVAVADKFEAMTSLWRQYKKPVSHEEAINELWSMGIFKPTVIEALTVARAEFSIEKKG; encoded by the coding sequence ATGCAAAAAGCACTGAATCTGCTTTTACAAAACATGAGTGAGAAAAACGCAACACTCTTAACACACTCTTTAAATGTTGCAAAACTCAGTACAATAATAGCGAAGAACCTGGGTATGGATGAAGAGTACTACTACACAGCAGGACTATTGCACGATGTAGGAAAACTGCTTGTTCCAAATGCGCTTCTGGATAAGTCAATCTCGATAGGCAAGGAAGAACGGGAAATCCTCAAAAACCACAGCAAATGGGGAGCTGAACTTCTAAGAATACTGGGATTGAATGAGTTTTCAGTGATAGCACTGCTCCACCACCAGGATACATCTGATTTACCTTTGTCTGTACAAATTGTAGCTGTCGCTGACAAATTCGAAGCCATGACTTCCCTGTGGCGACAGTATAAAAAACCAGTTTCTCATGAGGAAGCAATTAATGAACTCTGGAGTATGGGAATATTCAAACCAACAGTCATAGAAGCCCTTACAGTTGCCCGGGCAGAGTTTTCGATAGAAAAGAAAGGCTGA
- a CDS encoding prepilin peptidase gives MILAYFIAVTVCLIAAFTDFKYRKIYNWLVVITIASAAVIHRLNILHTLAPAVTLFLFMVFVAFLLRDTSMGGDVKFLSSLALLLGNDIYPAVLVSCIVFIVAGAVIYLRQNKGFDAGFLKLKLPLGMFLPAGVLAVLIVRLLTKTI, from the coding sequence TTGATTCTGGCTTATTTTATAGCAGTTACTGTTTGTCTTATAGCAGCATTTACGGATTTTAAATACCGGAAAATTTACAACTGGCTTGTCGTTATAACCATTGCTTCTGCAGCAGTCATCCACAGACTCAACATACTTCACACCCTTGCACCGGCTGTTACACTTTTTCTGTTCATGGTCTTTGTAGCTTTTTTGCTCAGAGACACGTCAATGGGCGGAGATGTGAAATTTTTAAGCAGTCTTGCGCTACTGCTGGGGAATGATATTTATCCTGCTGTTCTCGTTTCCTGTATTGTGTTCATTGTTGCCGGTGCAGTTATATATCTACGACAGAATAAGGGCTTTGATGCCGGGTTTTTAAAGCTGAAACTCCCGCTTGGTATGTTTCTGCCAGCAGGAGTTCTGGCTGTTTTGATAGTAAGACTTCTAACAAAAACAATTTAA
- a CDS encoding metal-dependent hydrolase: protein MTELMSMRGYTRLAFALAAASSIETLQHRNIITLPVAVAGISALLPDIDHPESLLGRKIKPISWLINKLLGHRTITHSLDFALGLCLVVLLSSNFSYWAWMFALGYVSHLLLDSLTLSGIKLSMFRQNSTIGFRVVKTGGVVDNTIFVVCLLILSFLITKHA from the coding sequence TTGACGGAATTGATGAGTATGAGAGGATATACCCGATTAGCCTTTGCACTTGCAGCAGCCAGCAGTATAGAAACTCTGCAACACAGAAACATCATCACCCTGCCAGTAGCAGTGGCAGGAATATCAGCGCTTCTGCCTGATATTGACCATCCAGAATCGCTACTGGGAAGAAAAATAAAGCCCATTTCATGGCTTATAAACAAATTGCTTGGACATAGAACGATAACACACAGTCTCGACTTTGCTCTTGGGCTTTGCCTGGTTGTGCTTTTGAGTTCAAACTTCAGCTACTGGGCTTGGATGTTTGCGCTGGGGTATGTATCTCACCTGCTGCTGGACAGTCTAACGCTCAGTGGCATTAAACTTTCCATGTTTCGACAGAACTCGACAATCGGCTTCAGAGTTGTTAAAACAGGTGGTGTAGTGGATAACACAATCTTTGTTGTTTGTTTGCTAATTCTGAGTTTTCTTATAACAAAACATGCCTGA
- a CDS encoding helix-turn-helix transcriptional regulator, producing MNRLREIRLSRGISQYALAKELGISRQRLSNYENGKRRLPVELAIHICRILNVTLEEIYGIETTQTA from the coding sequence ATGAATAGATTGAGAGAAATTAGACTTTCCAGGGGAATTTCTCAGTATGCACTGGCAAAGGAACTTGGAATCTCACGCCAAAGACTCAGCAACTATGAAAACGGAAAAAGAAGACTGCCTGTTGAGTTAGCAATTCATATCTGCAGAATACTTAATGTAACACTGGAAGAGATTTATGGGATAGAAACAACACAAACAGCTTAA
- a CDS encoding RusA family crossover junction endodeoxyribonuclease has protein sequence MGCYKIEIAARPVPKARPRLGANGRMYTPKETKEFEELVGWCTRSVVKKPVEKPVKVNIDVFSKSRADIDNIAKAILDGLNGVAFLDDRQVVDLRIRKLPPVDCEKIVISIKETRSVQKCKNSG, from the coding sequence GTGGGTTGTTACAAGATAGAAATTGCAGCAAGACCGGTTCCGAAAGCAAGACCAAGACTGGGCGCAAACGGCAGAATGTATACGCCAAAAGAGACAAAAGAATTCGAAGAACTTGTTGGCTGGTGCACCAGAAGCGTTGTCAAAAAGCCGGTCGAAAAGCCAGTTAAAGTCAATATCGATGTTTTCTCCAAAAGCAGAGCAGACATAGACAACATTGCGAAAGCTATCTTGGATGGGCTAAATGGTGTTGCTTTCCTGGACGACAGGCAGGTGGTCGACCTCAGAATCAGAAAACTGCCACCCGTTGATTGTGAAAAGATTGTCATCAGTATTAAAGAAACAAGGAGTGTTCAAAAGTGCAAAAACTCAGGCTAA
- a CDS encoding replicative DNA helicase — translation MILNFTVEDYVLGCLINNPEYRDKLLVIPEDAWTVPEYREIFRVMRDMYFKKPNFQVVDILPMFPPTVQDTIGFLSFETIVTVFFNEYFEEFMNRYKRRKAREICEKFIMNDGDVDSLIAELDTVRNYQAYNVTSLDMDKLLVAYYDHIEKLYMSGGRIAGVPTGYPKLDELINGLQKGTMTVLAARPSMGKTTLAVNIATNAIRDGYSVLYIDTEMPPFAIMNKIMARGGVATYEDLSKGRLTDEQWKKFVAGFNWLKGKKFFLRSHNLTPRITVYDVLSEIRKIKAQHKIDLDLVIVDYLQNLEVDSHYRSRYEEVSAISRTLSNIARTENVAMLAVAQLSRSVENREDKRPILADLRDSCQIEQDAHVIMFLYRDSHYWSKEEREKEKTTLKQRWLN, via the coding sequence GTGATTCTTAATTTCACGGTTGAAGACTATGTGCTCGGGTGCCTTATTAACAATCCAGAGTACAGGGATAAACTGCTTGTCATTCCCGAGGATGCCTGGACTGTCCCGGAATACAGAGAAATCTTCAGGGTGATGAGGGACATGTACTTTAAAAAACCAAACTTTCAAGTTGTTGATATACTGCCGATGTTTCCACCAACCGTACAGGATACAATCGGTTTTCTTTCTTTCGAAACGATTGTTACCGTATTTTTTAATGAATACTTTGAAGAGTTTATGAACCGTTACAAAAGGAGAAAAGCAAGAGAGATATGCGAAAAGTTTATTATGAACGATGGTGACGTTGACAGTCTGATAGCTGAGCTTGACACTGTAAGGAACTATCAGGCATACAATGTTACCAGTCTTGACATGGACAAGTTGCTTGTGGCGTACTATGACCACATTGAGAAACTGTATATGTCTGGCGGCAGGATAGCAGGTGTACCCACAGGATACCCGAAACTTGATGAACTGATAAATGGCCTTCAGAAAGGAACTATGACAGTGCTTGCTGCAAGACCTTCCATGGGGAAAACCACTCTTGCTGTAAATATTGCCACAAATGCAATCAGGGATGGCTATTCGGTTTTATACATCGACACAGAGATGCCACCTTTCGCAATCATGAACAAAATCATGGCAAGGGGTGGTGTTGCAACTTATGAAGACCTTTCAAAGGGAAGACTGACAGACGAACAGTGGAAAAAGTTCGTTGCCGGTTTCAACTGGCTCAAGGGGAAAAAATTCTTCCTGCGTTCGCATAACCTGACACCACGCATAACTGTTTATGATGTTTTGAGCGAAATTCGGAAAATAAAGGCACAGCACAAAATTGATCTGGACCTTGTGATAGTTGATTATCTCCAGAATCTTGAAGTAGATTCGCACTATCGCAGCAGGTACGAAGAAGTAAGTGCTATTTCAAGAACACTCAGCAATATTGCAAGAACTGAGAATGTTGCAATGCTGGCAGTTGCACAGCTCAGTAGAAGCGTGGAAAACAGGGAAGACAAAAGACCGATTCTCGCAGATCTGCGCGACTCCTGTCAGATTGAACAGGATGCGCACGTAATCATGTTTCTCTACAGGGACAGCCATTACTGGAGTAAAGAGGAAAGAGAAAAAGAAAAAACGACCCTGAAGCAAAGATGGCTGAATTGA
- a CDS encoding small ribosomal subunit protein bS21 produces the protein MQTGYDNFSPPGSQQEINTDGTHTVSNSGVATAVASRDAPACVPVNTSKTEDYQEEPVEKAPEVTNQDLIGILTHKFHEITKPLKHRSDYSYIGGLYNKFNYFIVDSALDRLKRKVERDGPMDSMKSYRAYLTRVCMNINQECVDPAGAQKERKQYSKARTLKVSTEEIKKQIETQATLF, from the coding sequence GTGCAGACTGGTTATGATAATTTTTCACCACCCGGCAGTCAGCAGGAAATAAATACAGATGGTACACACACTGTATCGAATTCCGGTGTCGCAACTGCGGTTGCTTCCAGAGATGCCCCTGCTTGCGTACCGGTTAACACCAGCAAGACAGAAGATTATCAGGAAGAACCTGTAGAAAAAGCTCCAGAGGTAACAAACCAGGATTTGATAGGTATACTGACGCACAAATTTCACGAGATAACAAAACCGCTTAAACACCGGTCTGATTACTCATACATTGGTGGGTTGTACAACAAGTTTAATTATTTCATTGTTGACAGTGCACTGGACAGACTCAAAAGGAAGGTCGAAAGGGATGGACCCATGGACAGCATGAAAAGTTACCGGGCTTATCTTACACGGGTCTGTATGAATATTAACCAGGAGTGCGTGGACCCTGCAGGCGCACAGAAAGAAAGAAAACAGTATTCAAAAGCCAGAACTCTTAAAGTTTCAACCGAAGAAATTAAGAAACAGATAGAAACACAGGCTACACTTTTTTGA
- a CDS encoding helix-turn-helix domain-containing protein, producing the protein MERTKFLRLLGERIKQLREEKGYQQKDVAEKLGISKQAFSNYENGTREPNLLTVIEIADLFDVSVEYLLGLTTERKRSKELIFDENLDRNLSIEIMELIGICKELPPEAIELLRKIALELRKFLICSNKKS; encoded by the coding sequence ATGGAAAGAACAAAGTTTTTGAGGCTTTTAGGAGAAAGAATAAAGCAATTACGTGAGGAAAAAGGATATCAACAAAAAGATGTTGCGGAGAAACTTGGAATCTCCAAGCAGGCTTTTTCCAACTATGAGAATGGGACAAGGGAACCAAATTTGCTGACTGTTATTGAGATTGCAGATTTGTTTGATGTAAGTGTGGAATACTTGTTAGGCTTAACAACTGAAAGAAAAAGAAGCAAGGAGTTAATATTCGATGAGAACCTGGATCGCAATTTGAGTATAGAGATTATGGAACTGATTGGTATTTGTAAAGAGTTGCCACCAGAAGCAATCGAACTACTTAGAAAAATTGCGCTGGAATTAAGAAAATTTTTGATATGTTCCAACAAAAAAAGTTAG
- a CDS encoding winged helix-turn-helix transcriptional regulator, whose protein sequence is MQGLTERQQQILNAIIGYINEKGYSPSIRELADMVGIKSSSTLHGHLQRLAKKGYITKEKGKPRTIVPTMN, encoded by the coding sequence ATGCAGGGATTAACAGAAAGGCAGCAACAGATACTGAATGCTATCATAGGGTATATTAATGAAAAAGGTTATTCCCCCTCTATCAGAGAGCTTGCAGACATGGTGGGGATTAAGTCTTCATCTACACTTCATGGGCATCTACAGAGATTGGCAAAGAAGGGTTATATCACAAAAGAAAAGGGAAAGCCCAGGACTATTGTGCCAACAATGAATTGA